From a single Lewinella sp. LCG006 genomic region:
- a CDS encoding CHAT domain-containing protein, which translates to MTLFPPLFNYNALRPALAFLFLVSWVLSMSGQNNATLILPELDAFIKESRALTEQREFVAALAINAKAFALAETCCGQESAAYAAVCFNEGRIHHIKGDYQKAVEWYVPSMRIRKRVLGDLHEDYGKSLNNLAVVYKKLGRFESAEPLYKGALLVRRNLFGERSAPFAAALGNLAVLYRELGNYEDAEALNLKALEIREEVLGDQHPHYVLNLLNLGAFYYEIDQFDKAETYYLRVKTYYESSGNTQDIDYLKALDNLGSVYLAKRDYQLAEKYYLLALQKVEQELGSKDELTATLYNHLGLLYLETGAFDKGQYHLEKALSILEVLGMKTHQSYGFYRQNLGSLFYEMGAYEQAKQEQTISLSIILQALGQHHRRYRKGLRELIQTEFALKEFGQAAEKLRVLAAISRLPLQNAVRHLSETEMAQYAEDFRENLNYYFTLTERYPEMADLCFDEILLHRGFLLNKALRVNQFLPADSLGREYLEQLRGVHRQLAAQYATPLDARSELAALEEEADRLEKILAREIAKLGNVEDKVNWQTIQSTLESGAAVLEFVHYTDRIAEHTNKLGVLLLMPNLTSPLFIPLCTEEELDRQLQRLGISEQDYINDLYTYAGRGKQIYELIWQPLNEKLANFPELSKLYLVKAGNLHRLNLAALPTPEGKTLSDTYQLSLLTSSRELLEKRSHLATHAATAVLFGAIDYDATPSMTTTADVSSFFEGMDRGVRFQSDPSRASSAWQPLPWTEVEIINAQDLLEPAGFRTISQIQDQATESFFKEIGKPNDDLKSPRLLHLATHGYFFPDPDELTSQVNHNIAAAQNPMIRSGLILAGANAAWTNQSTLTERTEDGILTAYEISHLDLSDTELVILSACETGLGDVQSLEGVYGLQRAFQIAGSRYVMMTLWQISDYQTQLFMEHFYRFWLTEQQDIRSAFSAARLEMRKAYPAAFYWAGFVLLE; encoded by the coding sequence ATGACCCTTTTTCCACCCTTGTTCAATTACAACGCCCTACGGCCTGCACTGGCCTTTCTGTTTTTAGTTAGCTGGGTGCTAAGCATGAGTGGCCAAAACAACGCAACGCTTATCCTACCTGAACTAGACGCCTTCATTAAGGAGTCTCGTGCCCTCACAGAGCAGCGTGAATTTGTAGCTGCTTTGGCCATCAACGCCAAAGCCTTCGCCTTAGCGGAGACCTGTTGTGGACAAGAATCAGCCGCTTATGCTGCAGTCTGCTTCAATGAAGGCCGCATCCACCACATCAAAGGAGATTACCAGAAAGCCGTGGAGTGGTACGTGCCCTCCATGCGTATCCGCAAACGAGTGTTGGGGGATTTACACGAAGACTATGGCAAGAGCTTGAACAACCTGGCAGTGGTTTATAAGAAACTAGGGCGGTTTGAGTCAGCAGAGCCTTTGTATAAAGGAGCCTTGCTGGTGAGGCGTAATCTTTTCGGTGAACGAAGCGCTCCTTTTGCCGCTGCGTTGGGCAATCTAGCGGTACTTTACCGGGAATTGGGCAATTATGAAGATGCGGAGGCTCTCAACCTTAAGGCCTTGGAGATACGGGAGGAAGTTTTGGGGGATCAACATCCTCATTATGTACTCAACCTGCTCAACCTGGGAGCCTTCTATTATGAAATTGATCAGTTTGACAAAGCCGAGACCTACTACCTGCGTGTAAAAACCTACTATGAATCAAGTGGCAACACCCAGGATATAGATTATTTAAAAGCTTTAGACAATCTGGGGTCGGTCTATTTAGCGAAAAGAGATTACCAGCTCGCTGAAAAATACTACCTGCTGGCCCTGCAAAAGGTGGAGCAAGAACTTGGATCAAAGGATGAGCTTACTGCTACCCTCTATAATCACTTAGGGCTCCTTTATCTCGAAACAGGGGCCTTTGACAAAGGGCAATATCATTTGGAAAAAGCCTTAAGTATCTTAGAGGTTTTGGGTATGAAAACTCACCAGAGTTACGGCTTCTACCGGCAGAATCTTGGTAGTCTGTTTTATGAAATGGGAGCCTACGAGCAGGCTAAACAAGAGCAAACTATTTCCCTTTCTATCATTCTTCAAGCTTTAGGCCAACACCATCGGCGTTATCGGAAAGGGTTAAGGGAGCTTATTCAGACGGAATTTGCTTTAAAAGAATTCGGACAAGCCGCAGAAAAATTACGCGTTTTGGCAGCAATTTCCCGCTTGCCTCTCCAGAATGCAGTACGCCATCTTTCCGAAACAGAAATGGCCCAGTATGCAGAAGATTTTAGAGAAAATCTCAACTATTACTTCACCCTCACCGAAAGGTATCCAGAGATGGCTGACCTTTGCTTCGACGAAATTCTGCTACATCGTGGCTTCTTACTTAATAAGGCTTTGCGTGTTAACCAGTTCCTTCCCGCTGATTCGCTAGGGCGCGAATACCTGGAACAACTGCGCGGTGTCCATCGCCAATTGGCGGCGCAGTATGCGACTCCATTAGATGCCCGTAGTGAGCTCGCTGCCCTGGAAGAAGAAGCCGATCGATTAGAAAAAATTCTCGCCAGGGAAATAGCAAAATTGGGCAATGTTGAAGACAAGGTCAATTGGCAAACCATTCAAAGTACACTGGAGTCAGGAGCGGCCGTACTAGAATTTGTCCATTACACGGACCGGATAGCGGAACATACCAATAAACTTGGTGTCCTTTTGCTAATGCCAAATCTTACATCTCCGTTGTTTATTCCGCTTTGCACCGAAGAAGAGCTAGATAGGCAGCTACAGCGATTAGGTATCTCAGAACAAGACTACATAAACGATTTGTACACTTACGCTGGTCGGGGAAAACAAATCTATGAATTGATTTGGCAACCTTTAAATGAAAAGCTAGCCAATTTTCCTGAGCTAAGTAAACTCTACTTAGTGAAAGCGGGGAATTTACACCGCCTGAATCTGGCGGCTTTGCCTACTCCAGAAGGGAAGACCCTGAGTGATACTTATCAGCTGAGTCTCCTCACGAGCAGTCGGGAGTTGCTAGAAAAAAGGTCGCATCTAGCTACACATGCTGCAACAGCAGTATTATTTGGCGCTATAGACTATGATGCTACGCCATCGATGACGACGACCGCAGATGTCTCTTCTTTTTTTGAGGGAATGGACAGAGGGGTGCGTTTTCAAAGCGATCCCTCCCGTGCCAGCTCAGCTTGGCAACCCTTGCCCTGGACGGAGGTTGAAATCATCAATGCACAAGACCTACTTGAACCGGCAGGCTTTCGCACCATCAGTCAAATTCAAGACCAGGCTACAGAGTCTTTCTTTAAGGAAATTGGCAAGCCTAATGATGATTTAAAAAGCCCTCGTCTTCTTCATTTAGCTACACATGGTTACTTTTTTCCAGATCCGGATGAGTTAACATCTCAGGTAAATCATAACATCGCAGCAGCCCAAAACCCGATGATCCGCTCAGGTTTGATCCTGGCCGGGGCCAATGCGGCCTGGACCAATCAAAGTACACTTACAGAAAGAACAGAAGACGGCATCCTTACCGCTTACGAAATCAGTCACCTTGACCTAAGTGATACAGAATTGGTCATTCTTTCAGCCTGTGAAACAGGCTTAGGGGATGTGCAAAGCTTAGAAGGGGTCTATGGTTTACAACGCGCTTTTCAGATTGCAGGGAGCCGTTATGTAATGATGACGCTCTGGCAAATCTCCGACTACCAAACCCAACTTTTTATGGAACACTTCTATCGCTTCTGGTTGACCGAACAGCAGGATATTCGATCTGCTTTCAGTGCCGCCCGCCTGGAGATGCGCAAAGCCTATCCTGCTGCTTTTTATTGGGCCGGCTTTGTATTGCTGGAATAA
- a CDS encoding VF530 family DNA-binding protein, with product MNHNPNPKNEQPNNPLHGVKLLTILESLVTHYGWERLAMKIDINCFKNDPSIKSSLKFLRKTPWARDKVEQLYLELADSKK from the coding sequence ATGAACCACAACCCCAACCCCAAAAACGAACAGCCTAACAACCCGCTCCACGGAGTGAAATTATTAACTATTTTAGAGTCATTAGTCACACATTACGGCTGGGAACGATTAGCGATGAAAATCGACATCAATTGCTTCAAAAATGATCCTTCCATCAAGTCTAGTCTTAAATTTTTAAGAAAAACACCCTGGGCTAGAGATAAGGTGGAGCAACTTTATCTTGAGCTCGCTGATTCAAAAAAATAA
- a CDS encoding T9SS type A sorting domain-containing protein encodes MSNCAIRIVLLVCVFINGLLSQPNSFFVTYGGEELDLAFALSPTQDNNYVFVGGSSSFGEGYENTWLVKTDIEGTLLWQKAFGGDYTDTGYSVHETSDNGYLVAGVRGRFDPFGGNVADAYALKTNSDGDTLWTFLWEVGPDSRASFDAVTEVNDSTYILAGTTDAEINGGPPKSILVALNSDGDQLWEKMYEPYSYTYTMIPTREEGYCIGGFYGVLGGFVEPLLIVADIQGDMIWTKRGTELGIGLGTVTSVIQDENNNYLVLGNTQSSDPDVFVSKLDVNGNLLWSRRYGDSSIDQAFGIVCDEDGGYTFGGNTPFDLVTGDTTPLNVWLVHLDSEGEMVWEKTFGTEERDIGRDLQKSPDGGYVITGYTDLFYNAFLAKTDSLGNIDVFTSVFAPDLSALSLEAFPNPASDELTVVLPENLTLSVGNFIYTITDLSGKTIRRAAITRNPTDKHTSLSVSITDLPSGFYVISLNDGERTYAAKFVKQ; translated from the coding sequence ATGAGCAACTGTGCTATAAGAATTGTACTACTTGTTTGCGTATTTATTAATGGTCTTCTTTCTCAGCCCAATAGTTTTTTCGTCACCTACGGTGGAGAAGAACTGGATCTTGCTTTTGCGTTATCACCTACCCAGGATAATAACTATGTTTTCGTCGGAGGTAGCAGCAGTTTTGGAGAGGGATATGAAAATACATGGTTGGTAAAAACAGATATTGAGGGTACGTTGCTTTGGCAAAAAGCTTTTGGTGGTGATTATACAGATACAGGCTATAGTGTACACGAAACTAGCGACAATGGATACTTAGTGGCGGGAGTGCGCGGAAGATTCGATCCCTTTGGCGGTAACGTCGCTGATGCCTACGCCTTAAAAACCAACAGTGACGGAGATACACTATGGACTTTTTTGTGGGAAGTAGGCCCAGATTCCAGAGCTTCCTTCGATGCGGTCACAGAAGTCAACGATAGCACCTACATATTAGCGGGCACAACTGATGCGGAAATTAACGGTGGGCCTCCTAAAAGCATACTCGTAGCACTGAATAGCGATGGAGATCAACTCTGGGAAAAGATGTACGAGCCTTACTCTTATACCTACACAATGATACCAACTAGAGAAGAAGGATACTGCATAGGTGGATTTTACGGGGTGCTAGGCGGCTTCGTAGAACCGCTGCTTATCGTTGCGGATATCCAGGGGGACATGATATGGACTAAGCGAGGGACAGAATTAGGTATTGGACTTGGTACTGTAACTAGTGTGATACAGGATGAAAATAACAATTATCTGGTTTTGGGTAATACACAATCTTCTGACCCGGACGTATTTGTTAGTAAACTGGATGTAAATGGTAATCTTTTATGGAGCAGGCGGTACGGTGATTCCTCCATTGATCAGGCTTTTGGAATCGTTTGCGATGAGGACGGCGGGTATACCTTCGGCGGCAATACGCCTTTCGATCTGGTTACGGGGGATACAACCCCATTAAATGTCTGGTTAGTTCACCTGGATAGTGAGGGAGAAATGGTTTGGGAAAAAACTTTCGGCACCGAAGAACGGGATATTGGGAGAGATTTGCAGAAAAGCCCCGATGGCGGTTACGTCATTACTGGTTATACCGATCTTTTTTACAACGCTTTCCTCGCCAAAACCGACAGCCTAGGTAATATTGATGTTTTCACTTCGGTCTTTGCGCCCGATTTGTCAGCACTATCTCTCGAAGCATTCCCTAATCCCGCCTCGGACGAACTGACGGTTGTTTTACCAGAAAACCTTACCTTATCGGTTGGCAACTTTATTTATACCATCACCGATTTATCGGGGAAGACCATCAGGCGAGCCGCGATAACCCGTAATCCGACGGACAAGCACACATCGCTTTCTGTCTCCATTACCGACCTCCCCAGTGGCTTTTATGTGATATCGCTGAACGATGGTGAAAGAACTTATGCTGCTAAATTTGTCAAACAATAA
- a CDS encoding GNAT family N-acetyltransferase: MKIHYSCLSYDELSKDHLYALLALRQEVFVVEQHCPYLDADGKDQQAYHLLGLTENGALATYARLLPTGSSYQDYAAIGRVITAPFARGQKLGRTLMTTAIEHVKAIWGAVPIKLSAQAHLRGYYGSVGFNPVGEIYLEDGIPHVGMVYGGRKELTLVKV; encoded by the coding sequence ATGAAAATCCACTACTCGTGCCTTTCTTACGATGAACTGAGTAAAGACCATTTGTACGCATTGCTAGCTTTGCGGCAGGAGGTTTTTGTGGTAGAACAACACTGCCCCTACCTCGATGCAGATGGCAAGGACCAGCAAGCTTACCACCTACTGGGCCTTACGGAAAACGGTGCTTTGGCCACCTACGCCCGCTTATTGCCTACAGGGAGCAGCTACCAGGATTACGCCGCCATCGGCCGAGTGATTACCGCCCCTTTTGCCCGCGGCCAAAAACTCGGCCGCACCCTCATGACGACGGCCATTGAACACGTAAAAGCCATCTGGGGAGCCGTGCCCATCAAGTTATCGGCACAGGCCCACCTGAGAGGGTATTACGGTTCCGTAGGTTTCAACCCCGTAGGCGAGATCTACCTGGAGGATGGGATTCCTCATGTGGGGATGGTTTATGGGGGGAGGAAAGAATTGACTCTGGTAAAAGTATAG
- a CDS encoding phage tail sheath family protein, whose protein sequence is MAKIYKTPGVYVEETSAFPNSVAQVETAIPAFVGYTEKTVDNKKDLALKPTRISSFGEFIMYFGGAPKTTYSLENVRQQDPNKPYRITPQSHRYLLFYSMKLFFANGGSSCYIVSVGDYQDSITQSRLAEGIQTLEPAHEPTMLVIPDAVLLEQQECYTLQQTMLEHCASQRNRIAILDIFDGFKKSVPGDDVISAFRTGIGGDHLQWGAAYYPWVETNIVGNDEVDFTNIDNGSMVAFIELLKEDIDLQVKAGSLKPTSADNIRAVIEQLRPTKASLPEKAEKEDISKPLSKEDIHRTLLATHPLYKAIMQSVREHLNLLPPSGGMAGIYTMIDNTTGVWQSPANVSMNAVVKPAVNITNIEQEDLNAPLDGKAVNAIRNFLGKGVLVWGARTLDGNSMDWRYISVRRTIIFIEQSVKYAAEAYVFEPNDANTWASLNTMIRNFLTNIWQQGALAGATPQDAFFVNIGLGTTMTPVDILEGWMKINIGVAVVRPAEFIVIQLQQQMQTS, encoded by the coding sequence ATGGCTAAAATCTATAAAACACCCGGCGTTTACGTTGAAGAAACAAGTGCTTTTCCTAATTCAGTAGCGCAAGTTGAGACGGCTATTCCTGCTTTTGTGGGCTATACCGAAAAGACTGTTGACAACAAAAAAGACCTCGCGCTTAAACCAACTCGCATCTCTTCTTTCGGCGAGTTTATCATGTACTTTGGTGGTGCACCAAAGACGACTTATTCGCTAGAAAATGTTCGACAACAAGATCCGAACAAGCCCTATAGGATTACCCCCCAAAGCCATCGTTACCTGCTTTTTTATAGCATGAAGTTGTTTTTTGCCAATGGCGGATCAAGCTGCTACATTGTTTCCGTTGGGGATTATCAGGATTCGATTACCCAAAGCCGCTTAGCAGAGGGCATTCAAACCCTTGAACCAGCGCATGAACCCACCATGCTGGTGATTCCCGACGCCGTGTTGTTGGAGCAACAAGAATGTTACACCTTGCAGCAAACCATGCTGGAACATTGTGCTTCGCAGCGCAACCGAATAGCTATCCTGGACATCTTTGACGGTTTCAAGAAAAGCGTACCAGGAGACGACGTGATCTCCGCATTCCGTACCGGCATCGGCGGCGATCATCTGCAATGGGGAGCGGCCTATTACCCCTGGGTGGAGACAAATATTGTTGGCAATGACGAAGTTGATTTTACCAACATCGACAATGGTTCCATGGTGGCCTTTATAGAGCTACTCAAAGAAGACATTGACCTACAGGTAAAGGCTGGCTCGCTCAAGCCAACCAGCGCAGACAATATTCGTGCTGTCATTGAGCAACTTCGCCCCACCAAGGCAAGCCTTCCGGAAAAGGCCGAAAAAGAAGACATCAGTAAACCACTTTCAAAAGAAGACATCCACCGAACGCTACTGGCAACTCACCCCCTTTACAAAGCCATCATGCAAAGTGTGCGAGAGCACCTGAATCTACTCCCTCCCAGTGGTGGTATGGCGGGAATTTATACGATGATCGATAATACGACAGGGGTATGGCAATCACCGGCAAATGTTTCTATGAACGCCGTCGTGAAACCAGCGGTCAATATCACCAATATTGAACAAGAAGACCTTAATGCCCCCCTGGATGGTAAAGCGGTGAACGCCATCCGCAATTTCCTCGGCAAGGGAGTGCTTGTTTGGGGAGCCCGCACCCTGGATGGCAACAGTATGGATTGGCGCTACATCAGTGTGCGACGTACCATTATTTTTATCGAGCAATCCGTAAAATACGCGGCAGAAGCTTATGTTTTTGAACCTAACGATGCGAATACCTGGGCTAGCCTCAACACAATGATTCGTAACTTCCTAACCAATATTTGGCAGCAAGGTGCTTTGGCTGGTGCTACACCACAGGATGCTTTCTTTGTGAACATCGGCTTAGGTACCACCATGACCCCAGTGGATATTTTAGAGGGCTGGATGAAAATAAACATAGGAGTTGCCGTGGTAAGACCTGCAGAATTCATTGTCATCCAGCTACAGCAACAAATGCAAACCTCATAA
- a CDS encoding phage tail protein, whose product MSDQDNLWPVPQFHFKVTIGDKVEIAFQEVMGLDAEYDIMEYRAGNSVDFSTVKMLGLRKASDVTLKKGLFKQDTALYDYFMEVKMNTVQRETVTIQLLDEEHNPMFTWTLKNAYPTKVTGTDMKAQSSEVAVEEIVLAHEGLSFEKA is encoded by the coding sequence ATGTCAGATCAAGATAACCTTTGGCCCGTACCCCAATTTCATTTCAAAGTGACCATCGGTGACAAAGTTGAGATCGCTTTTCAAGAAGTCATGGGCCTGGATGCCGAGTACGACATCATGGAATATCGCGCGGGTAACAGTGTCGATTTTTCGACGGTGAAGATGCTCGGGTTACGTAAAGCTTCGGATGTGACCCTGAAAAAAGGGCTGTTTAAGCAAGACACCGCCCTTTATGACTACTTTATGGAGGTAAAGATGAATACCGTTCAGCGCGAGACCGTTACCATTCAACTGCTAGACGAGGAGCATAACCCAATGTTTACCTGGACCTTGAAAAATGCTTACCCTACGAAAGTAACCGGCACGGACATGAAGGCCCAAAGTTCGGAAGTAGCGGTTGAAGAAATCGTATTAGCTCACGAAGGCCTTTCTTTTGAAAAAGCTTAA
- a CDS encoding phage baseplate assembly protein V — MAISPLIEDQQLISFIVLIEGTALSDVLDVVKIEVTSKIGNIPSATVAMLAPSGRSLMAAMEELAPGKNIEIKLGYQQDNQRVFSGIITDQSLEGNEGQRMKLAVHCLDKTFTLDQVPDNQLFSELTDKEIISTILSESGFPLEVEETNVRHQRMSQFQMTDWGFIQARAEANNLLAYAENGKVFVKASATASDPDLRLTQDQDVWSFKFNTRVNDAQASQTGARSLLRKKAKVAPKSDPKSSTARSSAPLAKPTGAITFFGNASPRLNSTIELAGFGAQFNGKHLITGFHHLAESGQWKTTVNIGPATAAVDTALPPSPGILTGKVLALAGDPLGNHRVLIDVPELDATGSGLWSRMASFYASPGKGAFFLPEIGDEVLLGFEENDLAQPLVLGALYGTAQAPLYPMEDDNHLKALLTRSGLKLEFDDDKKQLTLATPANNTIVLSDEESSIVISDQHGNQITMDAAGIKFKSCQDIELDAPGEIVVKATTNVEIEAGASFSAQGNAQAEMKSSGMTKVQGSMVMIN; from the coding sequence ATGGCTATTTCCCCACTTATTGAAGACCAGCAGTTGATCTCTTTTATTGTACTCATCGAAGGTACCGCATTGTCTGATGTGCTGGATGTTGTCAAAATAGAGGTCACCAGCAAAATTGGTAACATCCCTTCGGCGACTGTCGCAATGTTGGCACCCTCAGGAAGAAGTTTAATGGCAGCGATGGAGGAGCTTGCACCAGGAAAAAATATTGAAATAAAGTTAGGGTATCAACAAGATAATCAACGGGTTTTTTCTGGCATTATCACCGATCAATCCCTTGAGGGCAACGAGGGCCAGCGCATGAAGCTTGCGGTACATTGCCTGGACAAAACCTTTACCCTGGACCAGGTGCCCGACAACCAGCTCTTCAGTGAGCTTACCGACAAGGAAATAATTAGTACCATCTTGAGCGAAAGCGGCTTCCCCTTAGAGGTAGAGGAGACGAACGTTCGGCACCAGCGAATGAGCCAGTTTCAAATGACCGACTGGGGCTTCATCCAAGCCCGAGCAGAGGCCAATAACTTACTGGCTTACGCCGAAAACGGGAAGGTTTTTGTAAAAGCGAGTGCCACAGCCAGTGATCCTGACCTACGCCTCACACAAGACCAAGATGTTTGGAGCTTTAAATTCAACACCAGGGTCAATGATGCTCAAGCCTCGCAAACAGGGGCAAGAAGTTTATTGCGAAAAAAAGCTAAGGTTGCACCAAAAAGTGATCCTAAATCAAGTACTGCAAGAAGTAGTGCCCCATTAGCTAAGCCTACGGGAGCAATCACCTTTTTCGGCAATGCATCCCCGCGCCTCAACAGCACCATTGAACTTGCCGGGTTTGGCGCACAATTCAACGGCAAGCACTTGATCACCGGCTTCCACCATCTGGCTGAAAGTGGCCAGTGGAAAACTACCGTGAACATTGGGCCAGCAACGGCGGCTGTTGACACGGCGCTCCCTCCGTCGCCGGGCATTCTCACTGGAAAGGTCTTAGCGCTGGCAGGTGACCCCCTCGGCAACCACCGTGTTTTGATAGATGTTCCGGAGTTGGATGCTACGGGAAGCGGCCTTTGGTCGCGCATGGCCAGTTTTTATGCTAGCCCGGGAAAAGGAGCTTTCTTTTTACCCGAAATAGGAGACGAAGTGTTGCTGGGCTTTGAGGAAAACGACTTGGCACAGCCCCTTGTATTGGGTGCGCTTTATGGTACAGCCCAAGCTCCTCTCTATCCTATGGAAGATGACAACCACCTCAAGGCCCTCCTCACCCGCAGTGGGCTTAAACTGGAATTTGATGACGACAAGAAGCAACTGACTTTAGCTACACCAGCCAATAATACCATCGTATTGTCGGATGAGGAAAGTAGCATCGTCATCAGTGATCAGCACGGCAATCAGATCACGATGGATGCTGCTGGAATAAAATTCAAAAGCTGCCAGGATATTGAACTTGATGCGCCGGGTGAAATTGTGGTCAAGGCTACTACCAATGTTGAGATAGAAGCCGGCGCCAGCTTCTCCGCACAAGGCAATGCCCAAGCTGAAATGAAATCCAGTGGCATGACAAAAGTGCAAGGATCAATGGTGATGATCAATTAA
- a CDS encoding PAAR domain-containing protein, with the protein MPPAARLTDMHVCPMVTPGMPPIPHVGGPIVGPGIPTVLINGMPAAVLGDMCTCVGPPDSIVKGSATVMIGGKPAARMGDSTAHGGSIVVGIPTVMIGG; encoded by the coding sequence ATGCCACCAGCAGCAAGACTAACAGATATGCACGTATGCCCGATGGTAACCCCGGGGATGCCCCCCATTCCACACGTCGGCGGCCCGATTGTAGGGCCTGGTATTCCTACTGTATTGATCAACGGAATGCCTGCTGCCGTGTTGGGAGACATGTGTACTTGTGTGGGCCCTCCGGACAGTATAGTAAAAGGCTCAGCAACGGTCATGATCGGCGGCAAACCCGCGGCCCGAATGGGTGATTCGACTGCCCACGGAGGCAGTATTGTCGTGGGTATTCCGACGGTGATGATTGGCGGTTGA
- a CDS encoding contractile injection system tape measure protein → MDELNDGLYIDNAGLVILAPFLPRFFQQLGMVEDGSFITASDAERAVLLLQYLATGQQKTEEHLLLFNKILCGLPLDYPVPSSIEITEEEASMVRSLLNAVLQNWDKMSNSSVDNLRASFLLREGLLKEEEDHWGLVVEPKGYDIILSFLPWTISVVHLPWMEKRVEVDWKTSMG, encoded by the coding sequence ATGGACGAACTCAATGATGGCTTATACATTGATAATGCAGGATTGGTGATCCTGGCACCTTTTCTTCCAAGATTTTTCCAGCAACTGGGTATGGTGGAAGATGGTTCTTTCATCACAGCATCCGATGCGGAGCGGGCGGTACTCCTATTGCAATACCTGGCTACCGGGCAGCAAAAAACGGAAGAACATCTTCTGCTTTTCAACAAAATTCTTTGTGGGTTGCCGCTGGACTACCCGGTACCTTCCTCCATTGAAATAACGGAAGAAGAAGCCAGCATGGTAAGATCCCTCCTTAATGCAGTACTGCAAAACTGGGACAAGATGAGTAATTCGAGCGTCGATAATTTGCGAGCTTCCTTTCTGCTGCGTGAAGGGCTCTTGAAGGAAGAGGAAGACCATTGGGGGCTTGTGGTCGAGCCTAAGGGTTATGATATTATATTGAGCTTTCTGCCCTGGACGATCTCTGTTGTTCATTTGCCATGGATGGAGAAGCGGGTTGAGGTGGATTGGAAGACAAGTATGGGGTAA
- a CDS encoding RNA polymerase sigma factor translates to MEDNKRHLQLLLEACRQGNRSGQKKLYRLFYGYAFSIALRYGDNRAEAEEILNESFLKVFTRLDQYDDAYEFKTWLRKIVVNTAIDYHRKYKKLEVYPVAEEVAITDGENEGWNKLLYEDVLAHVQQLPPRYRLVFNLYVMEGFKHHEIAEQLNISVGTSKSNYAKARKILQNNINQTPLAKRYRDGR, encoded by the coding sequence TTGGAGGATAATAAGCGCCACCTACAACTGTTGCTTGAAGCTTGCCGGCAAGGTAATCGTTCTGGCCAGAAAAAGCTGTACCGGCTTTTCTATGGCTACGCCTTTAGTATTGCCTTGCGTTATGGAGACAATCGCGCGGAGGCAGAGGAAATCCTCAACGAAAGTTTTCTGAAGGTCTTCACCAGATTGGACCAGTACGATGATGCTTATGAGTTTAAAACATGGTTACGAAAGATTGTGGTCAACACGGCCATTGACTACCACCGCAAATACAAGAAACTGGAGGTTTACCCCGTAGCTGAAGAAGTAGCTATCACTGACGGAGAAAACGAAGGATGGAACAAGCTGCTTTACGAAGACGTTTTAGCGCATGTGCAACAACTGCCACCCCGTTACCGCCTGGTCTTTAACCTATACGTGATGGAAGGATTCAAGCATCACGAAATTGCCGAGCAACTCAACATCAGCGTGGGGACCTCCAAATCGAATTACGCGAAAGCGAGGAAAATTTTACAAAACAACATAAACCAAACGCCTTTGGCAAAACGCTACCGAGATGGACGATAA